The Peribacillus sp. FSL E2-0218 genome contains a region encoding:
- a CDS encoding YugN family protein: protein MKFESFEIENISADLNRLDDLMPQYGLIRAEQWDYERVSYDRKFELKEGTFYLRILGYATEGDVGAHRAVIKLMVPLLGKHYYPHGVEYGEGEDFPASLVKQCEKILAQVKEELTQFNGL from the coding sequence GTGAAATTTGAAAGCTTTGAAATTGAAAATATCTCAGCCGACCTAAACCGATTAGATGACCTAATGCCGCAATATGGGTTGATTCGTGCCGAACAATGGGATTATGAAAGAGTCAGTTACGATCGTAAATTCGAATTGAAAGAAGGCACCTTTTACTTGCGAATACTTGGCTATGCCACAGAAGGCGATGTCGGGGCCCACAGGGCGGTCATCAAACTGATGGTTCCGCTATTGGGAAAACACTATTATCCACATGGAGTAGAATATGGCGAAGGTGAGGATTTCCCTGCATCTCTAGTTAAACAATGTGAAAAAATCCTCGCACAGGTGAAAGAGGAACTTACACAATTCAACGGCCTGTAA